A portion of the Stegostoma tigrinum isolate sSteTig4 chromosome 44, sSteTig4.hap1, whole genome shotgun sequence genome contains these proteins:
- the LOC132207029 gene encoding histone H2B 1/2-like: MPDEKKAQATSKKGAKKIIKKAPGKGGKTKKRSRKESYAIYIYKVMKQVHPDTGISSKAMSIMNSFVKDIFERIAGEASRLAHYNKRRTISSREIQTAVRLLLPGELAKHAVSEGTKAVTKYTSSK, from the coding sequence ATGCCGGATGAGAAGAAAGCGCAGGCAACTTCGAAGAAGGGCGCcaagaaaatcatcaagaaggcGCCGGGGAAAGGCGGCAAGACAAAGAAACGatccaggaaagaaagttacGCCATCTACATCTAtaaagtgatgaagcaggttcaccccgacaccggcatctcctccaaggcgatgagcatcatgaactcgttcgtcaaggatattttcgagcgtatcgcgggggaggcttcccgcctggcccattacaacaagcgcaggaccatcagctcccgggagatccagaccgcggtgcggctgctgctgcctggggagctggccaagcacgccgtgtcggagggtacaaaggcggtgaccaagtacaccagctccaagtga
- the LOC132207011 gene encoding late histone H2A.2.2, protein MSGRGKGSGGKARSKAKSRSSRAGLQFPVGRVHRLLRKGNYAERVGAGAPVYLAAVLEYLTAEILELAGNAARDNKKTRIIPRHLQLAVRNDEELNKLLGGVTIAQGGVLPNIQAVLLPKKTAAGSATKK, encoded by the coding sequence ATGTCTGGGAGAGGAAAGGGCAGTGGCGGGAAAGCTCGTTCGAAGGCGAAGTCCCGGTCGTCCCGGGCCGGGCTGCAGTTCCCGGTGGGCCGTGTTCacaggctcctgagaaagggtaactatgctgagcgtgtgggtgccggagcgccggtctatctggctgcggtgctcgagtacctgacggctgaaatcctcgagctggccggtaacgcggcccgggacaacaagaagacccgcatcatccccaggcacctccagctggccgtgcgcaacgacgaagagctcaacaagctgctgggaggggtgaccatcgcacagggcggggtgctgcctaatattcaggccgtgctgctgcccaagaaaaccgcCGCTGGGAGCGCCACTAAAAAGTGA
- the LOC132207003 gene encoding histone H3, with amino-acid sequence MARTKQTARKSTGGKAPRKQLATKAARKSAPATGGVKKPHRYRPGTVALREIRRYQKSTELLIRKLPFQRLVREIAQDFKTDLRFQSSAVMALQEASEAYLVGLFEDTNLCAIHAKRVTIMPKDIQLARRIRGERA; translated from the coding sequence aTGGCCAGAACCAAGCAGACAGCGCGCAAATCCACCGGAGGAAAAGCTCCCCGCAAGCAGCTGGCGACCAAAGCGGCCCGCAAGAGCGCTCCGGCCACGGGCGGAGTGAAGAAGCCTCATCGCTACaggcccggcacggtggctctgcgggagatccgccgctaccagaaatccaccgagctgctgatccgcaaactgccgttccagcgcctggtacgggagatcgctcaggacttcaagaccgacctgcgcttccagagctcggccgtgatggccctgcaggaggccagcgAGGCTTACCTGGTGGGTCTGTTTGAGGACACCAACCTGTGTGCCATCCACGCCAAGCGGGTCACCATCATGCCCAAAGACATCCAGCTGGCCCGGCGGATCCGCGGGGAGCGCGCCTAA